In Hoeflea ulvae, one genomic interval encodes:
- a CDS encoding TRAP transporter large permease produces MIIAALMFPALFLLVLTGIPIAFSLAIVSAGAGIAKFGPHAFAQLYGAFYSASTNFILAAIPMFVLMGAILERSGIAERLFRVMQIWMSKLPGGLAVATIAMGAIFAAAAGVVGAVEVMIGMMAIPAMQRGGYRNSQIAGTICAGGSLGTMIPPSVIAVMYASLAQMSVGELLAGMMLPGLLMVGLFIIYLIIQGVMAPPQPLHEDSEPEMPLGEKLRLTVSSLLPICLLIFAVLGSLLAGIASPTEAASVGAVGAAILSIIYGRFNLGMLFESLRITVRISAMILLIVAAGTMFMGTFAANGGSRMIRSFIEAAGFGDTGMIIFFLLIVLLLGFVLDWTANVLIAVPLFTPFIRSAGIDPIWFGTMMIIVIQTSYLTPPMASSIFYLKSIAPPDMTYGQMCRGVVPFILLQIATLMAVALFPALSTWLPSQIVGF; encoded by the coding sequence ATGATCATCGCCGCCTTGATGTTCCCCGCGCTGTTTCTGCTTGTGCTGACAGGCATACCAATCGCGTTCTCGCTTGCCATCGTCTCGGCCGGCGCCGGAATTGCCAAATTCGGGCCGCACGCCTTTGCCCAGCTTTACGGGGCGTTTTATTCGGCCTCGACCAATTTCATTCTCGCCGCCATTCCCATGTTCGTGTTGATGGGCGCCATTCTGGAGCGTTCGGGCATTGCCGAGCGTTTGTTCCGCGTCATGCAGATATGGATGTCGAAACTGCCCGGCGGGCTGGCCGTCGCGACCATTGCCATGGGCGCGATTTTCGCTGCCGCTGCCGGTGTGGTTGGCGCCGTCGAGGTGATGATCGGCATGATGGCGATCCCCGCAATGCAACGCGGCGGCTACCGCAACAGCCAGATTGCCGGCACCATCTGCGCCGGCGGCTCGCTCGGCACCATGATCCCGCCCTCGGTGATCGCGGTGATGTATGCCTCGCTGGCGCAGATGTCGGTGGGCGAACTGCTCGCCGGCATGATGTTGCCTGGCCTGCTGATGGTCGGCCTGTTCATCATCTATCTGATAATCCAGGGGGTTATGGCGCCGCCGCAGCCGCTGCACGAAGACAGTGAGCCGGAAATGCCGCTGGGCGAGAAATTGCGGCTGACGGTGTCGTCGCTGCTGCCGATCTGCCTGCTGATCTTTGCAGTGCTTGGCTCTTTGCTGGCGGGCATTGCCTCTCCAACCGAAGCCGCGTCGGTCGGCGCAGTCGGCGCCGCCATCCTCAGCATCATCTATGGCCGTTTCAATCTCGGCATGCTGTTTGAATCGCTCCGGATCACCGTCCGCATCTCGGCGATGATCCTGTTGATCGTCGCCGCCGGCACCATGTTCATGGGCACATTTGCGGCCAATGGCGGCTCGCGCATGATCCGTTCCTTTATCGAGGCGGCCGGCTTTGGCGACACCGGCATGATCATCTTCTTCCTGCTGATCGTGCTGCTTCTCGGCTTCGTGCTCGACTGGACCGCCAATGTGCTGATCGCGGTGCCGCTGTTTACGCCGTTCATCCGCTCCGCCGGCATCGATCCGATCTGGTTCGGCACGATGATGATCATCGTCATCCAGACCAGCTACCTGACACCGCCGATGGCCTCGTCGATCTTCTATCTCAAATCCATCGCGCCGCCGGACATGACCTATGGCCAGATGTGCCGCGGCGTGGTGCCCTTCATCCTTCTGCAGATTGCAACCCTCATGGCGGTCGCCCTGTTCCCGGCGCTCTCGACATGGCTGCCGTCGCAGATCGTCGGATTCTGA
- a CDS encoding dihydrodipicolinate synthase family protein, which translates to MDKSIFTGCIPALMTPCRPDRTPDFDALVRKGQELVAAGMSGVVYCGSMGDWPLLTDAQRMEGVARLVAAGVPTIVGTGAINSASAVAHAAHAAEVGAQGLMVIPRVLSRGSSAGAQAAHFKAVLSAAPDLPAVIYNSPYYGFATRAELFFALRKEHKNLIGFKEFGGAQDLRYAAEHITSADDSVTLMVGVDTNVFHGFVNCGATGAITGIGNALPREVLHLVALCKKAATGDAQARLRARQLDEALGVLSSFDEGADLVLYYKHLMVLTGDAEYELQFYETDALTDSQRSYVESQFHLFRTWYAEWSAQV; encoded by the coding sequence ATGGATAAGTCTATCTTCACCGGTTGCATACCAGCACTGATGACGCCGTGTCGTCCCGACCGGACCCCTGATTTCGACGCCCTGGTCCGCAAGGGCCAGGAACTGGTCGCCGCCGGCATGTCCGGCGTGGTGTATTGCGGCTCGATGGGAGACTGGCCGCTGCTCACCGATGCGCAACGCATGGAAGGCGTTGCCCGTCTGGTTGCCGCCGGCGTTCCCACCATCGTCGGCACCGGCGCGATCAACAGCGCGTCTGCCGTTGCCCATGCAGCCCATGCCGCCGAAGTCGGCGCACAAGGCCTGATGGTGATCCCGCGGGTTCTGTCGCGGGGAAGCTCGGCCGGCGCGCAGGCAGCGCATTTCAAGGCGGTGCTTTCGGCGGCTCCCGACCTGCCGGCGGTGATCTACAACAGCCCCTATTACGGTTTTGCCACCCGCGCAGAGCTGTTCTTCGCGCTGCGCAAGGAACACAAGAACCTCATCGGCTTCAAGGAATTCGGCGGCGCCCAGGATCTGCGCTATGCGGCCGAGCACATCACCTCCGCCGATGACAGCGTCACCCTGATGGTCGGCGTCGACACCAATGTCTTCCATGGTTTCGTCAATTGCGGCGCCACCGGCGCGATCACCGGCATCGGCAATGCCCTGCCGCGCGAAGTGCTGCATCTTGTGGCTTTGTGCAAGAAAGCAGCGACGGGCGACGCCCAGGCGCGGCTGCGGGCCAGGCAACTCGATGAGGCGCTGGGTGTGCTCTCTTCGTTTGATGAAGGCGCCGACCTGGTTCTCTACTACAAGCACCTGATGGTGCTGACCGGAGACGCCGAATATGAGCTGCAGTTCTATGAGACCGATGCACTCACGGACTCGCAGCGCAGCTATGTGGAAAGCCAGTTTCACCTGTTCCGGACCTGGTACGCGGAGTGGTCCGCACAGGTCTGA
- the rhaI gene encoding L-rhamnose catabolism isomerase: MIKSSVIEETNETSIAALREDYDSLGQRLDRRGISIDAIKAQVSDYGVAVPSWGVGTGGTRFARFPGSGEPRHVFDKLDDCGVIHQLTGATPSVSLHIPWDKAPADDLNAKAEELGLFFDAMNSNTFQDQPDQPQSYKFGSLSNTRDETRTQAVEHNLECIEIGKAIGSKALTVWIGDGSNFPGQSNFTRQFERYLEAMKRIYQGLPEDWRIFSEHKMYEPAFYSTVVQDWGTNFMIAQELGPKAFCLVDLGHHAPNVNIEMIVARLIQFGKLGGFHFNDSKYGDDDLDTGSIDPYRLFLVFNELVDASHRKAPNFNPAHMLDQSHNVTDPIESLMVSAMEVQRAYAQALIVDRPALEAAQDGNDAMTATTLLKQAFRTDVEPILAMARLEKGSAIDPVSAFRKSGYRARVAAERPAVSGAGGGIV, from the coding sequence ATGATCAAGTCATCCGTCATCGAAGAGACGAACGAAACCTCGATCGCGGCGCTGCGCGAGGACTATGACAGCCTTGGACAGCGGCTCGACCGGCGCGGCATTTCCATTGACGCGATCAAGGCGCAAGTCTCGGACTATGGTGTCGCGGTGCCCTCCTGGGGCGTCGGCACCGGCGGAACACGCTTTGCCCGCTTTCCCGGAAGCGGCGAGCCCCGGCATGTTTTCGACAAGCTTGATGATTGCGGCGTCATTCACCAGCTGACCGGCGCGACACCCTCGGTGTCCCTGCATATCCCATGGGACAAGGCGCCTGCCGACGATCTGAACGCGAAAGCGGAAGAATTGGGCCTTTTCTTTGACGCGATGAATTCCAACACCTTTCAGGACCAGCCGGATCAGCCGCAATCCTATAAATTCGGCTCGCTGTCCAACACGCGCGACGAGACCCGCACGCAGGCTGTCGAGCACAATCTCGAATGCATCGAGATCGGCAAGGCCATCGGATCGAAGGCGCTGACGGTCTGGATCGGCGATGGTTCCAACTTCCCCGGCCAGAGCAATTTCACCCGGCAGTTCGAGCGCTATCTGGAGGCGATGAAGCGGATCTATCAGGGGCTGCCCGAGGATTGGCGCATCTTCTCCGAGCACAAGATGTATGAGCCGGCCTTCTACTCAACCGTGGTGCAGGATTGGGGCACCAATTTCATGATCGCCCAGGAACTGGGACCAAAAGCCTTCTGTCTCGTGGATCTCGGCCACCATGCGCCGAATGTGAACATCGAGATGATCGTCGCCCGGCTGATCCAGTTCGGCAAGCTCGGCGGCTTCCATTTCAACGATTCAAAATATGGCGATGATGATCTCGACACCGGATCAATCGATCCCTACCGGCTGTTTCTGGTGTTCAACGAGCTTGTCGACGCCAGCCACCGCAAGGCGCCGAATTTCAACCCGGCGCATATGCTCGATCAATCGCACAATGTCACCGATCCGATCGAGAGCCTGATGGTCAGCGCCATGGAGGTGCAGCGCGCCTATGCGCAGGCGCTGATCGTCGACAGGCCCGCTCTCGAAGCTGCCCAGGACGGCAATGATGCAATGACAGCGACAACCCTGTTGAAGCAGGCGTTCCGCACCGATGTCGAACCGATCCTGGCGATGGCGCGTCTGGAAAAGGGATCGGCGATCGATCCGGTCTCGGCATTCCGGAAATCCGGCTACCGCGCCAGGGTGGCGGCAGAGCGGCCGGCGGTCAGTGGCGCCGGCGGCGGCATCGTCTGA
- a CDS encoding bifunctional rhamnulose-1-phosphate aldolase/short-chain dehydrogenase, with translation MLEKTEAGRLANLWDPKIAGQMSEPELLLYRSNLLGSDKRVTNYGGGNTSAKVMQKDPLSGDMVEVLWVKGSGGDVGTIKMDGFATLYMDKLNALKNLYRGVEFEDEMVGYLPHCTFNLNTRAASIDTPLHAYVPQKHVDHMHPDAIIAIAASENSRELTRQIFGDDIGWLPWKRPGYELGLWLEKFCHENPEAKGVVLESHGLFTWADTAEDCYRLTINIINQAIAWFETMTAGKPAFGGQQHAPLPASERRRIASALMPRIRGMVSANAHMVGHFEDCDAVLEFVCSRDMEPLAALGTSCPDHFLRTKIRPLVVAFDPASPDLDATIESLKSSVEAYRADYAGYYERCKHADSPAIRDPNAIVYLVPGVGMITFAKDKATARISGEFYTNAINVMRGASSVSTYCGLPEQEAFDIEYWLLEEAKLQRMPKPKSLAGRIAIVTGGAGGIGSATARRFLDQGACVVLADIDEDMLARTADVLAGEYSPDVVRAVTMNVTDETAVDHSYAEMAAEFGGVDIVVSNAGIASSAPVEETTLELWNKNMSILSTGYFLVSRAAFKMLRAQGLGGAVIFIASKNGLAASPNASAYCTAKASEIHLARCLALEGAPMGVRVNVVNPDAVLRGSKIWSGDWLQERADAYGKQTADLEEHYRQRSLLKLSVLPEDIAEAAFFLASDASSKSTGNIINVDAGNVQAFTR, from the coding sequence ATGCTGGAGAAAACCGAGGCCGGACGTCTGGCCAATCTTTGGGACCCCAAGATCGCCGGGCAGATGAGCGAGCCGGAGCTGCTGCTCTACCGCTCCAACCTGCTCGGTTCCGACAAGCGCGTCACCAATTACGGCGGCGGCAACACCTCGGCAAAGGTCATGCAGAAGGATCCTCTCTCGGGAGACATGGTCGAGGTTCTCTGGGTCAAAGGCTCGGGCGGCGATGTCGGAACCATCAAAATGGACGGATTCGCTACCCTCTACATGGACAAGCTCAACGCGCTTAAAAATCTCTATCGCGGGGTCGAATTCGAAGATGAGATGGTCGGCTACCTGCCGCACTGCACTTTCAATCTGAACACACGCGCGGCTTCGATCGACACGCCGCTGCATGCTTATGTTCCGCAAAAACACGTCGATCACATGCATCCCGATGCAATCATCGCCATCGCCGCGTCCGAGAACAGCCGCGAGCTGACCCGGCAGATTTTCGGCGATGACATTGGCTGGTTGCCGTGGAAGCGGCCCGGCTATGAACTGGGGTTGTGGCTGGAAAAATTCTGCCACGAAAATCCCGAGGCCAAGGGTGTGGTGCTGGAAAGCCACGGGTTGTTCACCTGGGCCGACACCGCCGAGGATTGCTATCGCCTGACCATCAACATCATCAACCAGGCGATCGCCTGGTTTGAGACAATGACGGCTGGCAAACCGGCCTTTGGCGGACAGCAACACGCGCCGCTGCCAGCTTCGGAGCGCCGCCGCATCGCCAGTGCGTTGATGCCGCGCATTCGCGGCATGGTCTCGGCCAATGCCCACATGGTCGGGCATTTCGAAGATTGCGACGCGGTTCTGGAATTTGTCTGCAGCCGCGACATGGAGCCCCTCGCCGCACTCGGCACCAGTTGCCCGGACCATTTCCTGCGCACCAAGATCCGCCCGCTGGTGGTGGCGTTTGATCCGGCAAGCCCGGATCTCGACGCCACGATCGAAAGCCTCAAAAGCAGCGTCGAGGCCTATCGCGCTGATTATGCGGGCTATTACGAGCGCTGCAAACACGCCGACAGCCCGGCCATCCGCGATCCAAACGCGATTGTCTATCTGGTGCCCGGCGTCGGAATGATCACATTTGCCAAGGACAAGGCGACGGCGCGGATTTCCGGCGAATTCTACACCAATGCCATCAATGTCATGCGCGGCGCCTCAAGTGTCTCGACCTATTGCGGCCTGCCCGAACAGGAAGCCTTCGACATCGAGTACTGGCTTCTGGAGGAAGCCAAGCTGCAGCGGATGCCCAAGCCCAAGAGCCTTGCCGGACGGATCGCCATTGTCACCGGTGGCGCCGGCGGCATCGGTTCGGCCACGGCACGGCGGTTTCTCGACCAGGGCGCCTGCGTGGTGCTGGCCGACATCGACGAGGACATGCTTGCCCGCACCGCGGATGTTCTCGCCGGGGAATACTCCCCTGACGTGGTGCGCGCGGTCACCATGAATGTCACCGACGAGACGGCGGTTGATCACTCTTATGCCGAGATGGCCGCCGAATTCGGCGGTGTCGATATCGTCGTGTCCAATGCCGGGATTGCCTCGTCTGCCCCCGTCGAAGAGACCACGCTGGAGCTGTGGAACAAGAACATGTCGATCCTGTCGACAGGCTATTTCCTGGTGTCGCGCGCCGCCTTCAAGATGCTGCGCGCCCAGGGCCTTGGCGGCGCCGTCATCTTCATCGCCTCGAAGAATGGCCTGGCCGCTTCCCCCAACGCCTCGGCCTATTGCACGGCGAAAGCCTCGGAGATCCATCTTGCCCGCTGCCTGGCGCTCGAAGGCGCGCCGATGGGCGTCCGGGTCAATGTGGTCAATCCCGATGCGGTGCTGCGCGGCTCGAAGATCTGGTCGGGCGACTGGCTGCAGGAGCGCGCCGATGCCTATGGCAAGCAGACCGCAGATCTGGAGGAACACTACCGCCAGCGCTCGCTGCTCAAGCTTTCGGTCCTGCCGGAAGACATCGCCGAAGCCGCCTTCTTCCTGGCCAGCGACGCCTCGTCAAAATCCACCGGCAACATCATCAATGTCGATGCCGGCAATGTGCAGGCCTTCACCCGCTGA
- a CDS encoding DeoR/GlpR family DNA-binding transcription regulator, producing MHESERHRIILSVIQEKPVVTVAEMVALTDSSEATIRRDIATLHVQHKLRRVRGGAESTNPPQFLGLAGRTFSVNETINAGKKRAIALAAVELCNDGDSIIINGGTTTFQMVHPLAAKRMQVFTNSFPIAEHLLKHSKNTITLSGGTIYREQNIILSPFENDVTKNFSAQKMFMSAHGIGPLGLLEADPLLIQAEQKLINQADELIVLADSSKFRKRSSLILCGLDRVTTVITDDGIEERSAKMLEQAGVGLIIAKNHSVQEEVSSGAS from the coding sequence ATGCACGAAAGCGAACGCCACAGGATCATCCTATCCGTCATTCAGGAGAAGCCGGTCGTCACCGTTGCCGAAATGGTAGCGCTGACCGATTCATCCGAGGCCACGATCCGCCGCGACATCGCCACCCTGCATGTTCAGCACAAGCTGCGCCGGGTGCGCGGCGGCGCTGAGTCGACCAATCCGCCGCAGTTTCTCGGCCTTGCCGGACGCACGTTCTCCGTCAACGAAACCATCAATGCCGGCAAGAAGCGCGCCATCGCGCTGGCTGCGGTGGAGCTGTGCAATGATGGCGACTCGATCATCATCAATGGCGGCACTACCACCTTCCAGATGGTGCATCCGCTGGCTGCCAAGCGCATGCAGGTCTTCACCAATTCGTTTCCCATAGCCGAGCATCTGCTCAAGCATTCCAAGAACACCATCACGCTGTCCGGCGGCACCATTTACCGCGAACAGAACATCATTCTCAGCCCGTTCGAAAATGACGTCACCAAGAATTTCTCCGCCCAGAAAATGTTCATGAGCGCCCACGGAATTGGCCCGCTGGGGCTGCTGGAGGCAGACCCGCTGCTCATTCAGGCGGAGCAGAAACTCATCAACCAGGCCGATGAACTGATTGTGCTGGCCGACAGTTCGAAATTCCGGAAGCGCTCGAGCCTGATCCTGTGCGGCCTCGACCGCGTCACCACGGTGATCACGGATGACGGCATCGAAGAGCGGTCGGCGAAGATGCTCGAGCAGGCAGGCGTGGGCCTGATCATCGCCAAAAATCATTCGGTTCAGGAGGAAGTTTCATCGGGGGCGTCATAG
- the rhaS gene encoding rhamnose ABC transporter substrate-binding protein: MGILKKFVTAAAIGVAILASTAGAQAENKRIALVVKALGIGFFEAAAKGAEEAAKELGDVDIIYTGPTDTTAEGQIEVINSLIAQKVDAIAVSANDTDALVPTLKKAMDRGIKVISWDSGVAEEGRQLHLNPSSNPLIGNMIIKLAADNLPDGGKVAVLSATTTSTNQNTWIEEMNKVMGNYPGIEVVSTVYGDDKADKSYTEAQGLMKAHPDLKAIIAPTSVGIVAAAQAVSDAGKAGEINVTGLGLPSEMAGHIASGASKSFAIWNPIDLGYSATMLAYSLIDGAEATPGAEIPMGRMGTLTLDDNSEGAMADPFVYDASNIEAFKDIF, translated from the coding sequence ATGGGTATCTTGAAGAAATTCGTGACTGCGGCAGCCATAGGTGTTGCCATTCTCGCCTCGACGGCCGGAGCGCAAGCCGAGAACAAGCGCATCGCGCTGGTGGTCAAGGCGCTTGGCATCGGCTTCTTCGAAGCAGCAGCAAAGGGTGCCGAAGAAGCAGCCAAGGAGCTGGGCGACGTTGACATCATCTACACCGGCCCGACCGACACCACCGCCGAAGGCCAGATCGAGGTGATCAATTCGCTGATCGCCCAGAAGGTCGACGCCATCGCTGTCTCGGCCAATGACACCGATGCTCTGGTGCCGACGCTGAAAAAGGCCATGGACCGCGGCATCAAGGTGATCAGCTGGGACAGCGGTGTGGCCGAGGAAGGCCGCCAGCTGCACCTCAACCCGTCTTCCAATCCCCTGATCGGCAACATGATCATCAAGCTCGCCGCAGACAATCTGCCCGATGGCGGCAAAGTGGCGGTTCTGTCGGCCACCACCACATCCACAAACCAGAACACCTGGATTGAGGAAATGAACAAGGTGATGGGCAACTATCCCGGCATAGAGGTCGTGTCGACCGTCTATGGCGACGACAAGGCCGACAAGTCCTACACCGAAGCCCAGGGACTGATGAAGGCGCATCCGGACCTCAAGGCGATCATCGCACCGACATCGGTCGGCATCGTGGCTGCGGCGCAGGCCGTCTCCGACGCGGGCAAGGCCGGTGAAATCAATGTCACCGGACTTGGTCTTCCCTCTGAAATGGCCGGACATATCGCCTCGGGCGCATCGAAGTCCTTCGCCATCTGGAACCCGATCGATCTGGGCTATTCCGCCACCATGCTGGCCTATTCGCTGATTGACGGCGCCGAAGCCACACCCGGTGCCGAGATCCCGATGGGGCGCATGGGAACGCTGACGCTCGATGACAACTCCGAAGGCGCCATGGCCGACCCGTTCGTCTATGACGCCTCCAACATCGAAGCCTTCAAGGACATCTTCTAG